One part of the Campylobacteraceae bacterium genome encodes these proteins:
- a CDS encoding tripartite tricarboxylate transporter TctB family protein, with translation MTISNERIANSIVILCLATFVVWYALDAHNASSSLENMILILPVCAITLCLCLYDFFTSKDDTKEEKEKKESFSTVIPVMILFALYVITLEYLGFDLGTVIFLALFLFFHGETRWTWIIGYSIVFGFLIAFFFSMMLPYPMPMMVFPTDY, from the coding sequence ATGACAATTTCAAATGAACGAATCGCCAATAGCATAGTAATTTTATGCTTGGCGACTTTTGTAGTATGGTACGCATTGGATGCACACAATGCTTCAAGTTCTTTAGAGAATATGATTTTAATTCTCCCTGTTTGTGCCATTACTTTGTGTTTGTGTCTTTATGATTTTTTTACATCAAAAGACGATACAAAAGAAGAAAAAGAAAAAAAAGAGAGTTTTTCTACTGTAATACCAGTAATGATACTGTTTGCTTTATATGTAATTACTCTAGAATATCTCGGCTTTGATTTAGGAACAGTAATATTTTTAGCCCTGTTTTTATTTTTCCATGGAGAAACAAGGTGGACATGGATTATTGGATATTCTATAGTATTTGGATTTTTAATTGCATTTTTCTTCTCTATGATGTTACCTTACCCAATGCCTATGATGGTATTTCCAACAGATTATTAG
- a CDS encoding response regulator transcription factor: MKILLLEDNETLSYGIYKKLKENAYVVDQLNDGMEGLLALKTGSYDLLILDLGLPSLDGIDIIKKLRRNKEIIPILIISARDKLDQRILGLDTGADDYLCKPFELDEVIARVHALLRRSKNKSLKTIKYKDLEFDSKSRTLRKNEQNIELTKRELSIFEYLLFNLDTVVSKETIVEHITSYDDDFNPTAVEIYISRLRKKLSFSINLKTVRGLGYILNS, from the coding sequence ATGAAAATATTACTTTTAGAAGATAATGAAACACTTTCTTATGGAATATATAAAAAATTAAAAGAAAACGCTTATGTTGTTGATCAATTAAATGATGGAATGGAAGGTTTACTTGCTTTAAAAACAGGATCTTATGATTTACTTATTTTGGATTTAGGTTTGCCTTCTTTGGATGGAATTGATATTATCAAAAAACTACGCAGAAATAAAGAGATTATTCCTATTCTTATTATTTCTGCAAGAGATAAATTAGATCAAAGAATATTAGGACTTGATACAGGTGCAGATGATTATTTATGCAAACCTTTTGAATTAGACGAAGTAATTGCACGCGTACATGCGCTCTTAAGACGCAGTAAAAACAAAAGTTTAAAAACAATTAAATACAAAGATTTAGAATTTGATTCCAAAAGCAGAACCTTACGTAAAAATGAACAAAATATAGAATTAACAAAAAGAGAATTAAGTATTTTTGAATATTTATTGTTTAATTTAGATACCGTTGTTAGTAAAGAAACCATTGTTGAGCATATCACTTCTTATGATGATGATTTTAATCCTACTGCTGTTGAAATATATATTTCAAGACTTAGGAAAAAACTTTCTTTTTCAATTAATTTAAAAACAGTTAGAGGTTTAGGTTATATCCTAAATTCATAA
- a CDS encoding sensor histidine kinase codes for MKKNIQSIRSRLLIWLSIPLSIFTIILFVYIYFLVNQKVNDFFDKTLYATGKSIEDSIGIEEGVLSVDLPYFAIDLLSSNGAGLIFYSVVANEDNRLLVGYEDLFNKDVLKKQDKVFYNTVYAGVTLRVVSFKTSIIKENKVYYSSITIAESTESRVQTINDILSSLFIILFSVVLFTIIISLIAVKKGLYPLYLLQNLILKRDSRDLKTIHFDAPKELEEILKSINILLERSRDNIEYIEHFNSDVSHQLRTPLAEIKVTLELMYEKDNKEYISLLKLVNSMSHITEQLLLYAKSNPNSINLKRFKKVNLRVYCKNYGLRIATKIYAEGFEFAYESFSEDVFIDVDTIMLDSMLDNIINNALYYARDEKNKALGTITLCLEKHNETLWIKIKDQGKGLNKKELKHIFERFYRVDSFKSGSGLGLSIVKQIALLHNAKVEARSDKGLEISIIFPYLKT; via the coding sequence ATGAAAAAAAACATTCAATCCATTCGTTCGCGCTTATTAATATGGTTAAGTATTCCTTTAAGCATATTTACAATTATTTTATTTGTTTATATTTATTTTTTGGTGAATCAAAAAGTAAATGACTTTTTTGATAAAACGCTTTATGCTACGGGAAAAAGTATTGAAGACAGTATTGGAATTGAAGAGGGTGTTTTAAGTGTTGATTTACCTTATTTTGCAATTGATTTACTCTCATCAAATGGTGCTGGCTTGATTTTTTATTCTGTTGTTGCAAATGAAGATAATCGTTTATTGGTGGGTTATGAGGATCTTTTTAATAAAGATGTTTTAAAAAAACAAGACAAAGTATTTTATAATACAGTATATGCAGGTGTAACTTTGCGTGTCGTATCTTTTAAAACATCAATAATAAAAGAGAATAAAGTTTATTATTCAAGTATTACCATAGCAGAAAGTACAGAATCAAGAGTCCAAACAATCAATGATATTTTAAGTTCTTTATTTATCATTTTGTTCAGTGTTGTTCTTTTTACTATAATTATTTCTTTAATTGCTGTGAAAAAAGGTCTTTATCCTTTGTATTTATTGCAAAATTTAATATTAAAAAGAGATTCAAGGGATTTAAAAACAATACACTTTGACGCACCAAAAGAACTGGAAGAAATTCTTAAAAGTATTAATATACTTTTAGAAAGAAGCCGTGATAATATTGAATATATTGAGCACTTTAATTCTGATGTTTCTCATCAATTACGTACACCATTAGCTGAAATAAAAGTAACACTAGAACTTATGTATGAAAAAGACAATAAAGAATATATTTCTTTACTTAAGTTGGTTAATTCCATGAGTCATATTACTGAACAGCTTTTACTCTATGCAAAAAGTAATCCCAATAGTATAAATCTAAAGCGCTTTAAAAAAGTAAATTTACGTGTATATTGTAAAAACTACGGACTTCGTATTGCTACAAAAATATACGCAGAAGGTTTTGAATTTGCTTATGAAAGTTTTAGTGAAGATGTTTTTATTGATGTGGATACAATAATGTTGGACTCTATGCTGGATAATATTATTAATAATGCATTGTATTATGCAAGAGATGAAAAAAACAAAGCCTTAGGTACTATTACTTTGTGTTTAGAAAAACACAATGAAACCCTTTGGATTAAAATTAAAGATCAGGGAAAAGGCTTAAATAAAAAAGAATTAAAACATATTTTTGAGCGGTTTTACAGAGTCGATTCCTTTAAAAGTGGCAGTGGTTTAGGACTTAGCATAGTAAAACAAATAGCTCTTTTACACAATGCAAAAGTGGAAGCACGAAGTGATAAGGGTTTAGAAATTTCTATTATTTTTCCTTATTTGAAGACTTAG
- a CDS encoding TSUP family transporter, producing the protein MDIFPASLSLFELIVLLLSCFLGAIISTNIGSGGGLIIIAAMGQFLPIQVLIPIHALTQGGAGVFRSFLFRKHFLKKFYILFMLGSALGFYLASNILITLPDFILKLILGLGIISLSLLPNFKIVKISAVTIVGFGALTGFLTMFMGVMGPLLALFLASFLKERHEIIATIAWCICTQNLIKSFLFASLGFDYLPWLSLISLLILSSYLGIFIGKQLLAKSSNKLFKIMLKYVILLLGFKLLIEALISQY; encoded by the coding sequence ATGGATATATTTCCAGCTTCATTGTCTTTATTTGAACTAATTGTTCTTCTCTTATCTTGTTTTTTAGGAGCAATTATTTCAACCAATATTGGTTCAGGAGGAGGATTAATTATTATTGCTGCAATGGGACAATTTTTGCCAATACAGGTTTTAATTCCTATTCATGCATTAACACAAGGTGGGGCTGGGGTATTTCGTTCATTTTTATTTCGAAAACACTTTTTAAAGAAATTTTATATTTTATTTATGCTAGGTTCTGCTTTAGGTTTTTATCTGGCATCAAATATTTTAATTACCCTTCCTGATTTTATTTTAAAACTCATTTTAGGACTTGGAATAATAAGTTTAAGTCTGCTTCCTAATTTTAAAATAGTGAAAATAAGTGCTGTAACAATAGTAGGTTTTGGAGCATTAACTGGTTTTTTAACTATGTTTATGGGAGTAATGGGACCATTGCTTGCATTATTTCTAGCCTCTTTTTTAAAAGAGAGACATGAAATTATTGCTACAATTGCTTGGTGTATTTGTACACAAAACTTAATAAAATCTTTCTTGTTTGCATCCCTTGGTTTTGATTATTTACCTTGGTTATCTCTAATAAGTTTATTAATACTAAGCTCCTATTTGGGTATATTTATTGGGAAACAACTTCTAGCTAAATCCAGTAACAAATTATTTAAAATAATGCTGAAATACGTTATTTTACTTTTAGGATTTAAACTTTTAATTGAAGCTTTAATTTCTCAATACTAA
- a CDS encoding tripartite tricarboxylate transporter permease: protein MDLIDIPAAQAALTLLFSQPSYWLVVIPGIMIGLFFGATPGLQTSMAMAIFLPMTLYMDFLQAMLFLTAIFTGGGFGAGVPAILMNIPGTSSAIATAFDGYPMAKQGRHNEALGLALGSSTFGVFLGYILLFFLIKPMSLFVLKLGPSEMFIVILWGLTLIASLTGKHVTKGLIAGLFGLLIGTIGFSEAGVMRGTMGIEILADGIPVIPAMMGMFAASELFKLVKTEFLVEDESKRQVRISEILKGFKKAFSYPVILIRGSIIGVLIGAVPGVGSSVSNLLSYIETKRRDKDPDSFGKGNPKGVVASEAANSTSEAGSMATLLALGIPGGGATAVMLAAFSMHNITGGPQFIREEMDIVYAIIFANFGQVFLLVILGLLLIPILASIIKVKMTYLVPSVLILAVSGSFGLTGNMSGPNTVLVFAIIGWLFRRYNFSVPAAVIGMLLGAMAESSLVQTLQISGGNFSYIFERPITLVIMSLLLFSLFGSKLIQKFTQKK, encoded by the coding sequence ATGGATTTAATAGATATACCAGCTGCTCAAGCAGCTTTAACCTTACTTTTTTCGCAGCCTTCTTATTGGCTTGTTGTAATTCCTGGAATTATGATAGGTTTATTTTTTGGTGCAACCCCTGGTTTACAAACTTCTATGGCTATGGCTATATTTTTGCCTATGACTTTATACATGGACTTTTTACAAGCTATGTTGTTTTTAACAGCCATTTTTACAGGAGGTGGTTTTGGAGCAGGAGTTCCTGCTATATTAATGAATATACCAGGAACCTCCTCTGCTATTGCAACAGCATTCGATGGCTATCCAATGGCAAAACAAGGGAGACACAATGAAGCCCTAGGTTTAGCACTTGGATCCTCAACCTTTGGCGTTTTTTTAGGTTATATATTATTGTTTTTTTTAATAAAACCTATGTCTTTATTTGTCCTTAAGTTAGGCCCTTCTGAAATGTTTATTGTAATTTTATGGGGCTTAACTCTTATTGCTTCTTTAACAGGAAAACATGTTACAAAAGGTTTAATCGCAGGGTTATTTGGTTTATTAATAGGAACGATTGGCTTTAGTGAAGCAGGTGTTATGAGAGGAACTATGGGCATTGAAATTCTTGCCGATGGCATTCCTGTAATTCCTGCAATGATGGGAATGTTTGCTGCATCTGAACTCTTCAAACTCGTAAAAACTGAATTTTTAGTTGAAGATGAAAGTAAAAGACAAGTTCGAATTTCTGAAATTCTTAAGGGCTTTAAAAAAGCATTTTCTTATCCTGTAATTCTAATTAGAGGCTCAATTATTGGTGTTTTAATTGGTGCAGTTCCTGGAGTTGGGTCTTCTGTGTCAAATCTTTTGTCTTATATTGAAACAAAAAGAAGAGATAAAGATCCTGATTCTTTTGGAAAAGGAAACCCCAAAGGAGTAGTAGCCTCAGAAGCTGCAAACTCGACTTCAGAAGCTGGTTCAATGGCAACACTTTTAGCACTTGGAATTCCAGGAGGAGGAGCAACAGCAGTTATGTTAGCAGCTTTTTCTATGCACAATATTACAGGGGGACCACAATTTATAAGAGAAGAAATGGACATTGTTTATGCTATTATTTTTGCTAATTTTGGGCAAGTATTTTTACTTGTTATTTTAGGGCTTCTTTTAATTCCTATTTTAGCATCTATTATAAAAGTAAAAATGACCTATTTAGTACCTTCTGTACTAATACTTGCTGTTTCTGGTTCTTTTGGTTTAACAGGAAATATGTCAGGACCTAATACAGTATTAGTATTTGCAATCATTGGTTGGTTATTTAGACGCTATAATTTTTCAGTGCCAGCTGCTGTAATTGGAATGTTATTAGGAGCCATGGCTGAAAGTTCTTTGGTTCAAACCTTACAAATATCAGGTGGCAATTTTTCATATATTTTTGAAAGACCAATTACACTGGTTATAATGTCCTTATTATTATTTTCACTTTTTGGATCTAAACTCATACAAAAATTTACTCAAAAAAAATAA